From Anomalospiza imberbis isolate Cuckoo-Finch-1a 21T00152 chromosome 6, ASM3175350v1, whole genome shotgun sequence, one genomic window encodes:
- the LOC137476045 gene encoding serum amyloid A protein-like encodes MRLWVCLALLSIVLCASADRPRIVEGMIRAGQFVRDAAGGARDMFRAYKDMREANYKGADKYFHARGNYDAARRGPGGAWAARVISDARENWQSGVSGRGAEDSRLDQEANAWGRSGGDPNRYRPKGLPSKY; translated from the exons ATGAGGCTCTGGGTCTGCCTTGCGTTGCTCTCCATCGTTCTGTGTGCAAGTGCTGACAGACCAAGGATAGTCGAAGGAATGATCCGAGCTGGACAATTTGTCCGGGATGCAGCGGGAG GGGCGCGTGATATGTTCAGAGCATACAAGGACATGCGTGAGGCGAATTACAAAGGTGCCGACAAGTATTTCCATGCCCGTGGGAATTACGATGCTGCCCGGAGAGGACCTGGTGGTGCTTGGGCAGCGAGAGTGATCAG CGACGCCCGGGAGAACTGGCAGAGCGGCGTGAGCGGCAGAGGCGCCGAGGACTCCCGGCTGGACCAGGAGGCGAACGCGTGGGGCCGGAGCGGCGGGGACCCGAACCGCTACCGGCCCAAGGGGCTGCCCAGCAAGTACTAG